The Lacerta agilis isolate rLacAgi1 chromosome 14, rLacAgi1.pri, whole genome shotgun sequence sequence TAGGTGCTTAATGGGGGGATGGAAAGAAGAGgaggcccctccccacccactgcgGAATGGGGGGGGTCATACCTAAATGTGGGGTGCAGGGCAGATGGGCCTGGCAATGATCTCTGTTGGGCCCCTGCCCAGGGGGCAGGAACTGAAGCAATGGgttcaaatggcaagcagatgcCAACACAAccttaggaagaacctcctggcAATGCCAGCTGGTAAGAGCCATTTGGTGGTGGCACAGAAGGTGGCGGGCTCTCCTTTTTTGGGCTTTTTAAAACACGTTTGGTGGCCCATGCTTTAGCTGTGTGCTTCCTGCATCaaagggggttggacgagatgacctttggggttcccttccaattctgtggttTCCCCACACTCTGTTGCCAAGGGAAATCTCCCTGAGGGGGTTGTGGGTGCCTTTCCGTTCTGGAGTTGGTGCCGAGTCCTTAAGCCCAGTGGTGGCACCATGTGGCTTCTCCAAGAACTGGGCCAGACCCCGCTAAAAGGCACGGATTAATTCTCAAATGGTCAGCGACCACAGGgtttatagaatcctagaacttcagagctggaagggaccacgagagtcatctagtccagtgtttttcaaccttttttgggcaaaggcacacttgtttcatgaaaaaaatcacgaggcacaccaccattagaaaatgttaaaaaaaattaactctgtgcctatattgactatatataaagtaattctcttgaatttttcaatttttcccacggcacaccaggcaacatctcgcggcacactagtgtgccgcggaacagtggttgaaaaacactgatctagtccaaccttttTTACCCAACAcgggactcaaacccacgactctgagatgaagagtctcgtgctctgagATTGGGTTTCACAGGGAGGCATCCCAAGCAGTGGGGGTGGCTTCCTCTGACCCCTTTTTTCCGGCTGCAagctagaagtttataaaataatgcatCGCCTGGATAAAGTagctagagaaatgtttttctcccacTGCAACTCATGGTCATGCCATGAAGGTGCCGGGCAGATAAAACAAAACCCTTCTTGACCCAGTGcagagttaagctatggaactccctgccactggaggcagggaaggccaccaacctgggtggctttgaaagaggatgggacaaattcacggaggaggagagggcagccAATGGCAGCTGGACaatcatgcttctgaatcccagttgctggcgATGCCAGGAGGAGACTGGGATTGTTatactcaaatcctgcttgccagttcccCATattgggcatcaggttggccactgtgagagcaggatgctggacttgatgggccccctttggcctgacccgGCTTTCCTTATGTTCAAGCTGATTTTGTCCATCCCTTTTTAGTACATGTCTCTGTGTGTTCGCACGTGCATATGTgcttagaaaaaaaatattggtacTTTATCCAAAATACACAGCAGTTCATACTCattacaaagcatttttttttataaaacactgaaataaatcaGCTATCtaacaggaaagaaaagaaaggcagaaagaagaaaggaaaatcagagagatggaaagagagaggagagattaAAAGAAAGATAATGTGAAAGGACTTCCGGTTCTCTGTCCTGCAGCTAAATCCACTCATaaaaatccaaccattctatctTCCGGAAGCCAGTCTTTATTTTCAGTCTCCAAATCCTgatattacaagttcattttctctcttcatGCAAAAAGACCTTGCCTCTAAATGGAACGGTCTCCTTCcggaggttgcggactctccttccttggaggtttttaagacgGTTGGGTGTTCATCtgtctagctgagattcctgcattgccaggggttggactagatgaccctcggggtcccttccgattctCTCATTCATCCCTGCACTTGCAGGGGGTCCCTTGACCCTCGGACCTCCCTACAAAGTGGCGGTGCCATGCTTCACCCGCACAGCCCCAATGGCGTCTTGCCCGCGATCCAAGCTGTAGGAAGACGGTGCCCGGCCTCGCCTGCGTTGCCAGGGCCACTTTTGCGTTGGCCCCGGCAAGCTGACGAAGAGCCAGCTGACGTGGCGGGAGGGGGCGGCCTCAAACACCTTGCAGACGCGGTAGGTGCGGGGCGTGGCGAGAGGACTCTGCGCTTCCAGCCCCTCCAGCTGCCACCCTCGGGGAGCGCCCTTCTTCTGCAGCTGGCGGTACTTGACCAGCCGGGGCCCCGGACCACCTCGCAGGGTTGGGCGCTGCCAGTTGGCATACAGCCACCCCAACCAACACAGCAGAGCCAGGGTGGGCAGCACCGCCAGTGCCAGGCAGGCAACGTAGAGGACCAGGCGCACCAGGCAGCAGTGGGCAGCCAGCCTGCCGGCCCAGGTCCTGGGAGACCACTGCCAACTCCGCTGCGGGGCTGTGGCTGGCAGCAAGGAGCAGTGGCAAGGGGcgggcggcgcagcgggaggagGGCAGCGAGTGGGAGCAGCAGCTGAAGTGCCGAGAGGTGGCAGGGCTGGCGAGGCCGTGGCACTTGGCAGAGGGTGGGACGTGGCAGCCATCGCTGTCGGAAGGGGTGCGGGTTGGAGAGTTGTTGGGGGCAGCATGCGGGTTGTGGAATGGACTGGGTCCGGGGTGGAGGTGAGAACAGGACCGGGAAGGTTTCTTGGAGCCGTAGTGGGGATACTGGGAGATGGTGCGGTGGTGCTGGGCGCAAGGGTGACGACGCTCGTGGTCGGAGCAGCGGTGGAGGGTGTGGCGCGGACACTCGTGGCAGGCGCAGAGGTGGAGGGTGTGGCGCGGACACTCGTGGTCGGAGCAGCGGTGGAGGGTGTGGCGCGGACACTCGTGGCAGGCGCAGAGGTGGAGGGTGTGGCGCGGACACTCGTGGTCGGAGCAACAGTGGAGGGTGTGGCGCGGACACTCGTGGCGGGCGCAGCGATGGAGGGTGTGGTGCGGACACTCGTGGCGGGCGCAGCGGTGGAGTGTGTGGCGCGGACACTCGTGGCGGGCGCAGCGGTGGAGGGTGTGGCGCGGACACTCGTGGCAGGCGCAGAGGTGGAGGGTGTGGCGCGGACACTCGTGGTCGGAGCAACAGTGGAGGGTGTGGCGCGGACACTCGTGGCGGGCGCAGCGGTGGAGGGCGTGGCGCGGACACTCGTGGTCGGAGCAGCGGTGGAGGGCGTGGCGCGGACACTCGTGGTCGGAGCAGCGGTGGAGGGTGTGGCGCGGACACTCGTGGCGGGCGCAGCGGTGGAGGGTGTGGCGCGGACACTCGTGGCAGGCGCAGGGGTGGTGGAGGGCAGTGTCGTGTGGACAATGGCGTGGGGCTCAGGGGTGGTGCCGGGGGCGCCCCCTGGACTCTCCCCCCAGGTACCCCCTTCGCCCCCGTCGCTGTCTCCCACGGGCCCCTTGCAGTGCGCCTGGAAGTGCATGACCGGGCGCCCCTTCTCGGAAGCGGGCTCCTGGCACTCCACGCTCTCGGGCTCGTTGTCGGTGATCTCCTTCCCGGGGCCTTGCACGCGAGTATACACTTTGTCCTCGTTCTCCACGATGTAGTCGCGCAGGTAGGCCAGCGCGCAGTCGCACACCCAGGGGTTCTCCGCCAGGTACAGGTAGACGAAGTAGTTCTCCGTGGGGAAGAAGCCGGTGGGCACCCTCTGCAGCCGGTTCCTCTCCAGGCGCAGGATCTCGAGGTTGCCCAGCCCGGCCAGCAGCCCCCCAGGCAGCTCCTCCAGCAGGTTGTCGGCCAGGTCCACGTCCTTCAGCCCCTGCAGCCCCTCGAAGGCTGCCTCGGGCAGATCCCGGATCCCGTTGCCCTGCAGCTCCAGATACTCCAGGGCGCGCAGGGCGCGGAATCCCCTCGCCGGCAGCCGCGAGAGCGCGTTGTGCGCCAGATCCAGGTGCTTCAGCGCGGGCATCCCCTGCAAGGCGGGCAGGCTCTGCAGGCCGTTGTGCGACAGGTCGAGCTCCTGGAGGCTGGGCAGCGGGGCGCCGCCGGTGTCCAGGGCGGTCAGGCTGTTGTTGGACAGGTCGAGCTCCACCAAAGCGCTCAGGTGCTGGAAGGAGGCCAGCGAGACGCGGCTCAGGCGGTTGGAGCGCAGCAGCAAGATGCCCGTGTCACTGGGCAGCCCGGCGGGGACGCTGCTCAGCCCCTTCCCCACGCAGCTCACCTGCAGCAGGTCCTTGATCTTGTTCATCTCGGACTCGCAGGGGGGCGCGGGGTCCGGGGCTCCGGCCACGGCCAGGAGGGTCGCCAGAAGGACGCTCGGGGCGCACGGAAGCATCTCtggggaggcggggagagagGAAGGCATTCGGTCACTCTAGGGGGCCATGGGGGCTTGGGCGCCCAAAATAATAGACTCTGCGTCTCCGAGTCCCTCCCCGCGGAGAAGGGGGCCTCGCTGGCTGCAGAGACAAGGCGGAAGAGGAGCTACCACCCGCTGGCCGCTGCAACACGGACATGCGAGGCCACAGGTACATGCCTGCACATGGTGCGTGTGACATCGCGCACACTACGTGTAGGCATGGGCAGGTGACGTCGCACGTCTGCGTTACGATGGCGCGCCCCCACGATCCTGACGATGAGGTGGGAACCCTGTTCAGTCTCGTCTGGGGTGTCAGGGGGAAAGGGCGCAGAGATGCCGCGTCTGCTCTGCTGAGCTTGAGCGCATCGCCTCGAGGCTGGAACAGGCCGAGCAAGGAACAAGGTTatctctgagcacatgcagaatACTGTTCCTTCACCATGGGAAGCCAAGCCAGCAGAGTTTCTGCTTTACTTCTACATGCTGAGAGGGGCGTACGCTCCTCCctgaccttttttttgggggggggtctcggGGCAGctgcagaagcatcactgccgCGTCCTCCGCCCAGCCTGCACCCAGGACTTGCCCCCCCCAGGGTCCCCAGGGGCAGGCCAGGGAGGAGGGCCTCTGACGCCAGAGCAGGGGTCGCAGGGGTCCTATGAGCCCCCGAGCCAACTGCATTCTGTCTCAGAGAAGGTTTTCCAACAGGCAATGGAGGGAACTATATTCCACCACACCACGGAATTTGAAGGGACCCCCCCAAGGGACATGTAGTCTAGCCCCCTGCTGTGCAACCAAACATTTCTGCAAGCGAGGGTGGTTTGCttgtccatctctctctcacaccacaCGCATGCACACTTTCCTTTGGGCTGATGCTGTTCGCCAAACTGGATGGAACCACAAATCTGCAGATGCGCCCCAAACGACAGCTCGATTGGATTTTGACCTTCCAAATATAGAAACCCcaagggaaatggctttgacttgAGGTGCCTCTCGGGGCGATCCAGAAACACAGGCTGGCCTCatggggaggctgggggggggggcgttatccAGGCTCCTGGGCTTACCTCTGAATTCCAATGGGAATCCCCAGGACACTTGAAACCCAACAGCCAGAGCGAGGGGAATTCCTGCACTGGGACCGACGCGGGTAGCGAGCCTTCTCTTCCGGCGATGACAGACAAAGCTGGGTTTAATGAACCTCTTCTGtcacaggaggggtggggaaactggtgcccctcctccagctcttgctagactacaactcccatcatccctgaccattggccacgctggctgctggggctgctgcctTGGAGGTTGGGTGCccatcggtcatggatgctttagttcaaGTTCccgcatcgcagggggttggactagatgaccctcggtcccCTTCCAGCATTGTGTTTTGATGCTGCAGCCCgtcctgggaccttaggatgacCTTAGGATGAAGGCTGggtattcaatcaatcaatcaatccatcaatcaatcaatcaatcaatcaatcctgactgcataacaaacaaacactccaTTTTTCAGTGAGCCAACTACAAGCTTTCTCGCCAGAGCTAAGAATATGGTTTCTCCTTCTTATTCCAGCCTGACGAATAACTCTGTTGCACCCAAAAGCTTGCCCGCTATTTTTGCGGCGGGGTTGGCAAGAGCAGGCTGTGTGGTCAGAACTCCCTcccctctgcaaaaaaagaaatgtattccacacaccccaaatattaCCTTCCTCCTGTGCTTCTCCTGGTCACACTTAAGActagctcgctcgctcgctcactAGCTCGCTCTCTGGCACCCTAactcgaacccacagcccaaTCTCCTGCGCCCTGAGTAGCGGAAGACCCACTGTGGTTTCCTGAGCCCACAccgccctccctcccctttcagcGCCCTCCCCAAGCAAAAGACAACATTGGAACTGAACCTATGTCTGCCGGCATCTGATTAGCTATTGTCTCCTCCTCTGGTCTCCTCGCCTccaaaacatagctgtcaacttttcccttttcttgcgaggaatcctatttggaataagggaatttccctttaaaaagggaaaagttgacagctatgctccaaaaGGGCTCCCGGCAACTGGGGTTTAGTGTGGCAGCGGCTGCcctacggaactccctgcctgttgagatcCAGCATGCGCCTTCCCTgcattttcagcacctgctaacaACAGACGAGCCTGCCCAAAGGCGCTTAGAAAATTGAGGCGAGTGCAAAATAGTTTCAGCGCTTTAATCTTTTGTACCTTTTAAAGCGCGGCCGTGAATTTCTCGATCTCCTCCTTTTATCCCTTTTTGtaatctctccttttcttttattacaatcaagcggcGTACATAGGTTTtgtgaaatgaataaattaagaAATGAACGAGGCGGCAGCAGCCCCCCTCCCGCCTCATGGTTCCCAGCAaatggggttaaaaaaaaaaggacacgGGCTCCTGCTAAGAATCCAGAGACGGGagaaatagcatttttaaaagtaagatttATCCGAGAAGGTCTTTGATTTCCCTAACGAGGCATAGTAATCCTATGGGATGTGTCATCACTGATGCAGCCAGACACAACATTTCCTGTTGCCCAGAGGGGACACccaggggaatgtggctccagccaggaggacttcctgtcacacctggtctggaggtgtgtgaccaggtagaggGGCGTGACCCCGGCAGACCCTGCAGAAAGCACCTCCCTCTCTTTTTGCTCTCTTGCCAGCACACGGCTCATCCTTACGGAGTCTGGAAGTCACAAGGTAGAAAGCCTCAGGcttagctcagacttcttttctctgCAAATTTCACTGTAACCTCAGGacaaagcctgcctttcagaTTTACTGCTGTGAAcagaatgtaagtaaactttactCTTGCTTTTGAACAAGActgttgtgttattattattattttgaggagAGAATTAAAAGGGGGAATCTGCCAGCGACAAGCCAGACTGCAATGCTCAACTTAAATTATTCCAACGAAACCATCAGTTTGCTTCCAGCAAATGTGCAAGGAAATGTGCTCTGCTCCTTTCTCACAAGTGTGAGTGAGGAGAGGTAATATTTAATCCGtatatcctctcctgctttcctcaacattcccacatttcTACCCCtttggctgattttttttaattatgatttCTCTTGCTATCTTAAaaaccaccatcatcatttgttatttctaccccacccatctggctgggtttccccagccactctgggcggcttccaacaaaatattaaaaatacactaaaacatcagtcattaaaaacttccctaaacagggctgccttcagatgtcttttaaaagtcagatagttgtttatttccttgacatctgatgggagggcgttccacagggcgggcgccaccaccgagaaggccccctgcctggttccctttaacttcacttctcgcagggagggaactgccagaaggctcttggagctggacctcagtgtccaggttggaTGATGGTTTAAAAGGCTGAGGGGAAATGGCTAGTAGCATTTATGTGGGCTGTAGCCTTGAAACTACAGTAAGaaatttactttcttgggctccatgatcactgcagatggtgacagcagtcacgaaattaaaagacgcctgcttcttgggagaaaagcaatgacaaacctagacagcatcttaaaaagcagagacatcaccttgccgacaaaggtccgtatagttaaagccatgattttcccagtagtgatgtatggaagtgagagctggaccttcaagaaggctgatcgccgaagaattgatgcttttgaattatggtgctggaggagactcttgagagtcccatggactgcaagaagaccaaacctatccattctgaaggaaatcagccctgagtgctcactagaaggacagatcctgaagttgaggctccagtactttggccacctcatgagaagagaagactccctagaaaagaccctcatgctgggaaagatggagggcacaaggagaaggggacgacagaggatgagatggttggacagtgttctcgaagctactaacatgagtttggccaaactgcgggaagcagtggaggataggcgtgcctggcgtgctctggtccatggggtcacgaagagtcggacacgactgaacgactgaacaacaacaaagccttgaAAATGGCCTCTCTGTGTTCCCGGGGCTGgtctagatgagccttggggggtcccttctaaTGCTACAATTCCGTGATTCTATGGGGCCTCTGGGGAGATGGGCCTCCGCcccagaagcagctgcagctCAGACCCAGCCGCCATCGTCTTTCATATCCGGGGCTAAGAATGGGCAATTTATTATTAGATCCAGGAAGAGGCTTCACATTTTATCTGTGAGGACCAGACGGATCTGTGAGCAAGGAGGAGACCAGGGTGGTGGAAGGAGGGTGAGTGGTTCTCCCCGTCCCTTGGAAGGGAGCCCGGACTCCTGGGTCCTctgagaggggagggggattgGGTTGCTCaaagtggagggggaaagcaaggCTTCCTGGGTTCTCTGGGGGTTAACCGTTTCCTCGCACAGAGTCAAATTGTTGGCCCAATGAGCTCAGTATtggctactctgactggcagcctctctccagggtttcagggatgGGTTGGAGGCACCAGggttcgaacctgcaaccttctgcgtgccaagcaggtgctctgccacagagctacggCCTTCTCCAAGTGGGGATGGGGGATAGGGTTAGTCAGGCCCCTGGGATCATCAGGAAAATAACTCAGCAATGGAATAAATGGGTGAGGAGGGGGCGTCTGGGAGCCAGAACAAGAGTGCCTCTGAGAATATGCAGAGTGTGCTTCACTGACTGCCTGGGGTTGCAGGACAGGGCTGCCAGctggatttcatagaatcctagagctgcgaagttggaagggacccccaagggtcatccagactgacccctgAGAGTGCAGGAGCCACAAGCCTCCCTAAGCCTGAGCAGGTCAGGTGGGATGAGGTTGAATTAGGAAACTCTTCCAGCAGGGGCAGAGAGGACTGAGGTGATTCTGACCCCCCAGCACAGCTCCATCGGGGCGGATCTACAAAGCAGCCGTCTCCTTTGACCCTCCTAGAGAAATTGGAGGTATTTGGAGGGCAGAGAGCTCAGCTTTCCTGGTTCCCCTTCTTCCCCTGTCCCAGAGATCTGTCCGGCAGCCATATAATCCACCGACAGGTGCAGGAAGTGAGCCCAGCCGGAGCAGAGCTCTGAAAGCAAACACCCTTCCTTGGGAGCCAAGAGCGACCTCGAAATAACCTCAGGAAAAAAGACTTTGCAGAGCCTGCCATTGAGGCGAGAGACGCCATGGGGCGAAGAGTCTGGCTGGGGGCTCTCCTCTGCTGGGGGACCTTCTGTAAGAAAGGGATGGGGGTTtcatggtggggggagggagagaagagggtcAGGCATAAAGGGGGAGCGGAGGTTTTGCCGGGAGGGGGTAGTTTTGTATCTATTTGAAGCAAGGAGGGCAGAAAGGTGGGGGGGATAGTAGGATTGTCCCATCGGAAGGGACctctgagggtcatccagcccaaccccctgcaaggaagGGAGGCCAAATGGTTTTAGGGTTAAGTTCTTGCTCTCCTGGCAACTGGCAGGTGGGTGCTCAGGATTCTGCCTCCACACAATCCCAAAtacgagagccatcttcaaatacctgaagggctgtcgcatggaagagggagcaggcttgttttctcccgctctggagggcaggactcgaacccgtggcttcaagctacaaggaaggagattcttaCTAAACAcccggaagaactttctgacagtaagagctgttggactgCGGGATCGAAGGTGgcgaactctccttccttggaggtttttaagcagaggttggatggccacctgccctGTATGAtgcagttgagattcctgcattgcagggggttgggctagatgaccccttgggagCCCCTTCCACCTTTACAATTCCACGATTCTGTTGAATACTCTAGGGCTGCTGGAGGCCAACGAGGACCTCCGCCTCTACAACCACCTTTTCGCCAACTACGACAAAAGGATCCGCCCGGTGCGCAACGAGGGGGACGTGGTGGAGGTGAAGATCAAGATGACCCTCACAAACCTCATCTCCCTGGTAAGCTGGGCTGCGTGTGTGTTCCCCTTCCCAGACCCCCCAGAGCCACCCAACCCGCTTAAGGGGCTGCCATCCAGAGTCACCCGGATcgctttctctccctccatgaatttgtcccgtggccatccctgcctcctgtggcagggagttccactggTGAACGGGGGCAAACCTGATACTCAGGTTTCTGCCAGAATTATGACATAGTTATGACACATGTATGATGTTTTACTAAGGGTGTTATGGGTAAAATGGGAAACATAAAAAAGGGAGCCATCCTTTGTTCGGGGCTTCATTCTAATTCTTCCACGTggtattcaacatctttatcaatgacttggatgatgggcaggagggcatcctgatcaagtctgcagatgacacgaaattgggaggggtggctaataccccagaggacaggatcacacttcaaaatgaccttaacagattagacaactgggccaaagcaaacaagatgaattttaacaaggagaaatgtaaagtactacacttgggcaaaaaaaatgaaaggcacaaatacaggatgggtgacacctggcttgagagcagtacatgtgaaaaggatctaggagtcttggtagaccacaaacttgacctgagtcaacagtgtgatgcagcagctaaaaaagccaatgcaattctgggctgcatcaataggagcatagcgtctagatcgagggaagtaatagtaccactgtattccgctctggtcagacctcacctggaatactgtgtccagttctgggcaccacagttcaagaaggatactgacaagctggaacgtgtccagaagagggcaaccaaaatggtcaaaggcctggaaacgatgccttatgaggaacggcttagggagctgggagaagagaaggtt is a genomic window containing:
- the LOC117058818 gene encoding platelet glycoprotein Ib alpha chain-like — encoded protein: MPSSLPASPEMLPCAPSVLLATLLAVAGAPDPAPPCESEMNKIKDLLQVSCVGKGLSSVPAGLPSDTGILLLRSNRLSRVSLASFQHLSALVELDLSNNSLTALDTGGAPLPSLQELDLSHNGLQSLPALQGMPALKHLDLAHNALSRLPARGFRALRALEYLELQGNGIRDLPEAAFEGLQGLKDVDLADNLLEELPGGLLAGLGNLEILRLERNRLQRVPTGFFPTENYFVYLYLAENPWVCDCALAYLRDYIVENEDKVYTRVQGPGKEITDNEPESVECQEPASEKGRPVMHFQAHCKGPVGDSDGGEGGTWGESPGGAPGTTPEPHAIVHTTLPSTTPAPATSVRATPSTAAPATSVRATPSTAAPTTSVRATPSTAAPTTSVRATPSTAAPATSVRATPSTVAPTTSVRATPSTSAPATSVRATPSTAAPATSVRATHSTAAPATSVRTTPSIAAPATSVRATPSTVAPTTSVRATPSTSAPATSVRATPSTAAPTTSVRATPSTSAPATSVRATPSTAAPTTSVVTLAPSTTAPSPSIPTTAPRNLPGPVLTSTPDPVHSTTRMLPPTTLQPAPLPTAMAATSHPLPSATASPALPPLGTSAAAPTRCPPPAAPPAPCHCSLLPATAPQRSWQWSPRTWAGRLAAHCCLVRLVLYVACLALAVLPTLALLCWLGWLYANWQRPTLRGGPGPRLVKYRQLQKKGAPRGWQLEGLEAQSPLATPRTYRVCKVFEAAPSRHVSWLFVSLPGPTQKWPWQRRRGRAPSSYSLDRGQDAIGAVRVKHGTATL